Within the Hermetia illucens chromosome 6, iHerIll2.2.curated.20191125, whole genome shotgun sequence genome, the region tagcaaGGCTTCTGGGGTTGCCACATTGTTGGCAGGAATGCAAAGCCGTCGACTGCGTACCTCAGACGTCTCAAAATAGATCACTCGAAGACACGGTGAAGTTAACTaggacctaactcaattcctaagcggacactgAGGGTACCTTGCacacctttatcgcttcgagcgtgacgactccccatatTGCCCAACATGCGAAATGATTCTGGAGCATGAGAagtatgttgtttttaactgcccaaggttcgccacacacagagcggaggcggaaattggaGCCGGGGCACGGTTGTCACCCAAGaatatcgtggatgaaatgttaGCCTCTGAAAAACTTGGAGGACGgtggaaaaaatcataaaggcgatccacaatctgttgaggaggaacttcaggggaaagcagcaaacgacacgagccgcagttcgtaactgatcccgCTCGGTGACGTAATAccaaaatggcagtcccgcaggGTAAGCGAAGGAAAAGGAGGTGGTTTCAGTGAGTAAAACTCTCACATAACCATATGGCCGGAGCCAGCGGTATCTTTCCACGTTCTAACgccaaaaaaagacaggcagataAACAGggggtaaaccgattttaataaggttttgttttccataaaaccttaaaaatgcagaaaaaaatgtgtaaacTCCACTCCCCCCTCGCTTGTCCATTTGCCTGGTCGGATAGTCGTTTACTACTTTCTACCTGCAGACTCGATTCCAATTTGGCGACGATGATTTTTTTACGTGACTTCCGAGCGTCTGTAATGAAGTAACCCTTTCTTGGTTAGCGATTGCGGAACTCAACTATTGGTGTTCCGTGCACTGGGGCTCGTGGACACCTTTTATCTTTTCTTCGAGCGCAACTTTTGTTCGAGGCTACTTGGCTGCTTCCCGTTTGAACACTGACGAAATGGAAAATCGTTGGATCGAACAGTTGAAGTACCATAGGAAATACCACTACCAACTGCTATGGTGGCCACGTCctaaaattcattcaaaaacGCGCTCCGGAAAACCTTTTCGGTGGCCGCTTCgatagcctagcgctctaatcacTAAGCCACTCGGAGATTGTTCACCGACCAACTTGACTGTTCGCTGTTTTGTACATATTAGGAATATGAATATTTGTGCCATTTGACCTCATATTATGTTGGCAAGATACAACggcattggtcaaacaggaagaataaggataggagaatacaaccgttgaaaatttctcctatctagggtcgaaaatcacaaccgataacagctacgatgatgaaatccgcccacggttgttgtcagccaacagagtctatttcagcttacaaaaactgttccgctcgaaaggtctcaccatagggtcaaagctcttactgtacaagacaatgatcttgccagtcctcatgtattcctcggagacttgggttcttagcaagaagaattgcgagctcttggccgcgttcgagagaagaatcctccgaagaatttttggccccctacatgagaatggacggttccgtagcctacacaatgacgaaatctatgagcgatacaatgtccgtccggttgtggataaaatccggctcaataggttacggtgggcgagtcacttaatccgtatggatgagaatgatcccacccggaaagtctataagggcaatatctatggtagaaaaagaagacgaggcggaccctgcctaaagGTGCCTCTAAACGAGTCGATTTTCCAGGCAATTTTGCGCATGCGCACAGCGCATGCCATATTGCATATAGCGCATGCGTGAGCCGCATGCGTTTTAACAAATATTGTAGCGCATGCCGCAACGCAAGCACTCCCATCACAGATGGGAGTCTTGTGCGCTTTTTCCATTGAATAAGTAAAGAGACATCGACTGCTTTCTATTGTGCATTcgtatttataatatattatacagTGAAAATGTCGCTCGACAGCAAAGAAACGACGTTAAATTTCATAGAAGATTATAAATTAAGTGAAGTGCTCTGGAAATGTGACCAGAAAGGATATTCTAATAAACAATTAAGAAGTGATGCACTTCATAAATTAAGTGAAAAATATGGTGCCGACGTTAAAgcaataaaatgtaaaataaaaaattgaaggtcatatttttgtaaagaatttcaaaaaactcaaacaaaaaaaagcgGCAGTGGTACAAAGGAAGTGTACGAATCAAATTGGTTCGCGTATAAACATTTACTCTTTTTGAAAGATGTAAATGTACCATTGCCAACAAAAGACAgcatagtggagaagaatgcccAACAGGGGAGCAATACACATGACATTGAAGAAGTAAGTAGTATATTTtaatcaaaaaaatataatttggatAAGAGAAATTTACATGTATTTATCCTCAATGGCAGGATATGATCCTTCCTCGGATAGAAAATATTGTTGAAATTCGTTTCTTATTTCCTTGGCATCATTTGAAGGTTTCCTAGGAATTGAAGAAAGTGGTTGCAAACCTCTGTCTGATTGTGTCGTTTTTCTCCATGAACGGGGTATAATTTCGCCACAACTGGCATCTCCGAATCAAAAGTACCAAAGGGTGCGTGTATATTTCTGGAGGAAGATTGCTTTCGTAGAAAGTTATGCAAGTAAATGCAGCATAATACGACATCTATAGCAGTTTCGAGTTCTGTTAATTCTACTGGCTTACGAAATATTCTAAAAACGGCTGCCAGTAATCCAAAAGCATTTTCAACAATTCTACGGGCTCTCGACAGCCTGTAATTAAATATTCTATTTGGCGAGTTTCTTGTTATTTCCCCTGGGAAAGGTTTCATTATATTTGTGGTTAACGGGAATGCATCGTCAGCTACTAAGACATACGGGATTGGCAGCGTTCTTCCAGGGAGGGCTTCTTCTTTGGGTAATTTTAGTTGATTCTTTTCAAGTCTCTTTCCGAATTCCGTATTTTTGAACACACCTCCATCTGAGATCCTCCCCTGGCAACCGACATTAACGTAGGTAAAACAATAATCTGCATCAACGACACCAAACAACACAATGCTAAAGGTGCCCTTGTAATTAAAAAATGTACTTCCACTATTCTGGGGGCATCGAATGAGCACATGTTTTCCGTCCATTGCTTCACAACAATGTGGGAAATTCCAGTTTTTATCAAAGTTGTTTGCAACTACCCTCCAATCTCCTGTGTCCTGAGGAagctgaaaattaaatttaaattgttagACATAATTACCTAAAATAGATTGTTTTAATAGAATCAACATTTTTTCAGACAATCGCTGATGAAGGATTAGAAGAAATGGATACTTCAAATTCTTTTCGGAAACCAGCGGCAGAtggaaaaatcacaaaaaaaagaaggcggaaCGTCACAACTAATGTGAGTGATGAGAGAGAAGAAGAAGCTTATAATTTTATGAAGGCTGTTAGTGAAATGAAAACTATGGATGAATATTCAGCTTTTGGGGATTACATAGCGCATAAAATTCGAAAACTTAAAAGCGCTACATTGCGCAGTatcgcccaaaaccgcatcaataatatcatttttgaattggaaataagtcatgaaaatgaCCAAGGTTTAATCTTAATTTCTTCGCCATCTACCGCAAGTTCATCGGAGCAATATTCAGCGACTCCTACTCCTGAACCAGAACCTCATCCATCATCACCGATCGCTACAATGCAACACGTCAACAACAATTCTGTAATAACAGAACTTTTGAACATATAATTGAGGTTATTTTTATAcgttatttcaatttcaataaagaAATGTCAGTATTAACTCTAgaattttatatataattcgGTTTATGAACGCATATATACATACTCGTATGTACCAATTCATCAATAAACCCACCTTTATGTAATCTTTCAGTGCTGAACAAATACTTTTCGCTACTTCAGGAACAATTTTCGAAATGCTTTGTGTTGAAACTTTGAATAGGAAGCTTAGGCTTGCGTATGAGTCGCCTGTTGCCAGATAACGGAGTGTGATTGCGAGTCTGATTTCAGCAGGTATAGCCTCACGCATAACCGTATCCCTTTTTGTTATTAGCGGCCTTATCATATCCAATAGAATATTGTAATCTATTTGAGACATCcgtgtaaaatttttgaaaagatagTCGTCATTATCTATCTCTTTTAAAAACTTATTTTTATTGTCTTTAAAATAGTCACGCATCCATATCCTTTTTGACTTTGCTGTCCTTTTATCGCAGTTCCATTTAATTATTATATACGCTGCACATACTCCTGCTTTCATTAAACAATTCACTGACATGTTGAAAGAAACCACGAGAAAGCGAAAACAACTAATTGCAACGTGTGGACGCTGGAGTTGCATGCGCTATGACGCACGTGCGTTATTCAATTTCAGGCATGCGTTTTTACGGCGCAAGCATGCGCTTCGCGCACCAAAAAGAGACGTCGTTTGGAGGCAccttaagatggagcaatggcgtaggccaggacgccagaacccttttagggatatcgaattggtggacctcggcgcaaaaccaggatgtttggagttccttattaaggcaggcctagaccggataccggttgttgcgccgttgatgatgatgaagatacaACTTACATAAACAATTGAATCATCCAAAACCAAAATTTCTTGAAGAGTTAGGGAGTTCATTCCGGATCATAGTTGCTTCGAGGCGGCGGATCATCTCCTAATATTTAATACAGGATTTTGCTCATTAGGTGCCTGTTTATTTTAAAGTAGTTTTCTTTATACAACACAACCCAAAAAGTTGAGAAGACAATGTTAATCTCCGGCGTAACTCACTTCTATTTCATTATACCGCGTATGTGAACTTTTGCACACTGACATCACCTTGCACGTAGTAGAAAAACGATCCAACTGCCCAGCGTTCTTGCGTTTTCACCAAGCAGGGAAAGGAGAAGAAGCACAACAAATAGATGTTATGCATTTGCCATGAGCTGGACGAAAGGGTAATGGTAATAAGGCAATAACAATCAATTATATCTGCAATTTTGTGTAAACGCTTTTCGCGGTGATGATCGATGAGCTCCGTTAATGTCCCTCTTAATCTTCGATTTGGTGTGCGATGGCAAATGTAAACGCATCGTTTTTCACTATGCTTTTTAACGGGACTCCCATTAACATGTGTAATGGGCCAGGTGAATGTGATATGTGTGTTCTACCTGTAACTACGGCGAGGATTAATGAACCGTCCGCCTTGTGTGTACGAGAACGTGTTCAAGCAGAACAGAGTCAACTACGCGGAAAAGTGCTTAATCGACGGAGCATTTGTTGAAAGGCTCTTGGGCGGTTTTCAGCACTCTTTtctaatggaatggaatggaaaatggaatggaaatgcAGATTAGTCATGAAAGGGCTTGGAATTATATTGTGTGTGCATGGCGGCATGACCACTTTCAAACTGCATTCAATGCTCAAAATCCGAAATGTTTAATTTCGAAATCATTGTCAACAGTTATCGAGACTTTCTCTGAATTAACATCAATGTCATTCGCACGTCTACAATCGATAAAAACTTATACTAATTTCAACATGCATTGAAATAGCAGGAATCATAACAAACACCTTGGTGAGGTTCACAGATTTTCAATTCGAATCTCAGTTAGCAAGCGCCACACCTATCACCAAATGCTTGCTCACTGCAAACATTTCGACATAGTTTTACATTACATacataattaaagaaaaaatcaacAGTTTTCACCTCAGTCAAAACGAATATGTTACAAAATCTGCCAACATGCAGTCAGACATAACCATCGAATAAACACcccaaaaattgtaaaattacgAAAACAAATAACCTCTTGACCCTTACGACCCAAAACTGAAGCACTCAGCCCGACCTCCAACTGAGTCAACATTCTGCTGATACATTTCTGCTCTGCCAACACCTCTAAGCTGAGCTCACTACAAATCCCAATGGGTGTCTATAGGCTGCAAGAAATCCATGATTTTGCGGTGTTTGAAAGTTTCTtacatcaatttcaatttcgaaaTCAACACATATTCGTCATAGACATGATTTTAAACAAACACCTCGTGGATTTTGAACAGGGGCGGAAGGTGATTTTGTGGTGAGTTATGTGATTCATGTGGATCCTATCTTGACGAAAACTGAAAATACTTGAATACTTGCAACTTCTAAAAATTGTGCATCATAACTACGTATGAGCATTTTTGGAACATTCTCCCAGATAATATGAACTTACACCCACAAAAATTTCTCGAACGGAACAAACCACGGGTCGAAAAGCCGAAAAACTCACCCGTCATCCCAAGATTGAACCAAATTGGTAGAAGTACAATACTGATGACTTTTGACTTCTTCGTTTAATCAATTGCAGACATCATGCCCATCATTATCACCATCTTCTGTCTACCAGCTTCGTATACATTGGCATACGCTACGAGCTGCCTCGAACCTGTACACAGCCTTCATATAACCCCAGCCACAGTATCCACTTGTGCCATTGCGGCAGACTTACCGAAATTCAACGTTTACGGACCTACCCCATACCGTGCCAATTAATGTTCTGTTCGACCAATCCAGCGGAATtagaattatttgaaaatcttttatttaattaaaaatctaACACGAGATAAGTATCTGTTATTTAGATTCATATTCTTGGTTTCTGCGCAGCGTATGACGCAGTGTGGGCAAGACTATTTCTGGGTTATACCATGCAAGAAATCAATTTGCCTACAGAGCGGAAGTATCTCCGGTGTGGCGTTGATTAGAATTTGGGAGCATTC harbors:
- the LOC119660023 gene encoding uncharacterized protein LOC119660023, producing the protein MYSKGPCSFTTICIIFMTTKWQLLQMNMELTALCLHFGSGTKEVYESNWFAYKHLLFLKDVNVPLPTKDSIVEKNAQQGSNTHDIEETIADEGLEEMDTSNSFRKPAADGKITKKRRRNVTTNVSDEREEEAYNFMKAVSEMKTMDEYSAFGDYIAHKIRKLKSATLRSIAQNRINNIIFELEISHENDQGLILISSPSTASSSEQYSATPTPEPEPHPSSPIATMQHVNNNSVITELLNI